One Drechmeria coniospora strain ARSEF 6962 chromosome 01, whole genome shotgun sequence genomic region harbors:
- a CDS encoding lipoic acid synthetase, whose protein sequence is MYSVLYSTSTCAAAAAHAGWAAASARRPRDFAASINDFCTTAQRRPRKEGKHARRVASLPSRPSSGRARRGRLIISSVVASMASSLQPVRRALGGTASRALRCFATVPNADGAAPPASKPERRTYFKDKTVASFSDFVATSSPDQPLSPVDAYTLRTAEVGPAGRKRTITRLPEWLKTSIPAGNDNYKKIKHDLRGLGLHTVCEEARCPNISECWGGSDKSAATATIMLMGDTCTRGCRFCSVKTNRAPAPLDPHEPEHTAEALARWGLGYVVLTSVDRDDLVDGGARHFAETIRKIKHKKPSLLVEALTGDFRGDLDMVKVVAESGLDVYAHNVETVEALTPYVRDRRATFRQSLDVLRHVKDVRGKEGIITKTSIMLGLGEQEHEVMDALRELRRANVDVVTFGQYMRPTKRHLKVEKYVTPDEFDAWRTRALDMGFLYCASGPLVRSSYKAGEAFIENVLRKRAGGKDTTAGRESLGPAAALGSDAPSTI, encoded by the exons atgtactccgtactctactctacaagcacttgtgctgccgctgccgca CACGCTGGGTGGGCGGCTGCTagcgctcgtcgtcctcgtgaTTTTGCCGCCTCAATCAATGACTTTTGCACCACCGCACAACGTCGCCCACGCAAAGAGGGCAAACACGCTCGCCGAGTCGCCTCTCTCCCCTCCCGCCCATCAtcaggccgagctcgccgtggCCGATTGATCATCTCCTCGGTCGTGGCATCCATGGCTTCCTCGCTGCAGCCCGTCCGTCgggccctcggcggcaccgcTTCGAGGGCCCTGCGATGCTTCGCCACGGTGCccaacgccgacggtgcAGCCCCCCCGGCCTCGAAGCCGGAGCGCAGGACCTATTTCAAGGACAAGACGGTCGCCTCCTTTTCCGACTTCGTCGCCACCTCGTCCCCCGATCAACCCCTCTCGCCCGTCGACGCCTACACCCTACGcaccgccgaggtcggcccGGCGGGTAGGAAGAGGACCATCACGCGGCTGCCCGAGTGGCTCAAGACGTCGATTCCCGCGGGCAACGACAACTACAAGAAGATCAAGCACGACCTgcgcggcctcggcctgcaCACCGTCTGCGAGGAGGCCCGATGCCCCAACATATCCGAGTGCTGGGGCGGCTCCGACAAgagcgcggcgacggccaccaTCATGCTCATGGGCGACACCTGCACCAGAGGGTGCCGCTTCTGCAGCGTCAAGACGAACCGGGCGCCCGCCCCCCTCGACCCGCACGAGCCCGAGCACACGGCCGAGGCCTTGGCGCGATGGGGTCTCGGCTACGTTGTCCTGACGAGCGTCGACcgcgacgacctcgtcgacggcggcgcccgccACTTTGCCGAGACGATCCGCAAGATCAAGCACAAGAAGCCGTCgttgctcgtcgaggccctcacCGGCGACTTCCGGGGCGACCTGGACATGGTCAAGGTCGTCGCTGagagcggcctcgacgtgTACGCCCACAACgtcgagacggtcgaggccCTGACGCCGTACGTGCGCGATCGCCGGGCCACCTTCCGCCAGAGCCTCGATGTCCTGCGCCACGTCAAGGACGTGAGGGGCAAGGAGGGCATCATCACCAAGACGAGCATCATGctgggcctcggcgagcaggaGCACGAGGTCATGGATGCCCTGAGGG AGCTGCGACGGgccaacgtcgacgtcgtcacctTTGGCCAGTACATGCGCCCGACCAAGCGCCACCTCAAGGTCGAAAAGTACGTCACGCCCGACGAGTTCGACGCCTGGCGGACGCGCGCCCTCGACATGGGCTTCCTCTACTGCGCCAGCGGCCCTCTCGTCCGGTCATCGTacaaggccggcgaggccttCATCGAGAACGTGCTGCGGAAGAGAGCCGGCGGAAAGGACACGACGGCAGGCCGCGAGAGTCTCGGCCCAGCAGCTGCCTTGGGCTCCGATGCTCCATCGACGATATGA
- a CDS encoding thioredoxin, translating into MSGPVNIGSTGEWQSLLAGNSVVVADFYADWCGPCKMIAPHFEKLAKDHSSPKKVAFAKVNVDTQSAVAQTNAVSAMPTFKIFHKGNCVDTIKGANPSALSEAVSKAVKLAGAAGGGSAEGFKSAGRTLGDGKAPSARKAKAGAGFEWMSFTSLLNMLINFVGLYLVSLFSTDGRKAAEDSYFNVNKVVSTSKKPSAGNSNRVTIPKSAVKTLADLAAK; encoded by the exons ATGAGCGGGCCCGTCAACATCGGCTCCACGGGCGAGTGGCAGTCGCTGCTCGCTGGAaacagcgtcgtcgtcgcggatT TCTACGCCGACTGGTGCGGCCCCTGCAAGATGATCGCCCCTCACTTCGAAAAGCTCGCCAAGGACCACTCGTCTCCCAAGAAGGTGGCTTTTGCCAAGGTCAACGTCGATACccagtcggccgtcgcccagaccaacgccgtctcggccatgCCCACCTTCAAGATCTTCCACAAGGGCAACTGCGTCGACACCATCAAGGGCGCAAACCCCTCGGCCCTGAGCGAGGCCGTCTCCAAGGCCGTGAAgctcgccggtgccgccggggGCGGGTCGGCCGAAGGCTTCAAGTCGGCCGGCCGgaccctcggcgacggcaaggccccttcggcgaggaaggccaaggccggcgccggcttcgagTGGATGAGCTTCACGAGCCTCCTCAACATGCTCATCAATTTCGTCGGCCTGTATCTCGTGTCTCTCTTCTCC ACGGATGGCCggaaggcggcggaggaCTCGTACTTTAACGTCAACAAGGTCGTGTCCACCAGCAAGAAACCTTCGGCTGGAAACTCGAACCGAGTGACGATACCGAAGTCTGCCGTCAAGACACTGGCAGACTTGGCCGCAAAGTGA
- a CDS encoding meiotically up-regulated protein 182 has protein sequence MLLQEQSRLRLCVLTDFSPPRVQTLGAKAAAALDQELMSTCAFSIDQLMELAGLSVSQAGGDGLVAARHLYYYGYKPSIFYPKRSKNELFQRLVKQLEDLEVPFVDDFKTAMTSTDHVVDAIFGFSFSGEIREPFPAVIKALEETKLPVTSVDAPSSWDIEDGPARSGLGSSFMPTALVSLTAPKPLSRYFRGRHFVGGRFVSPSMAEKYAVDIPEYEGMDQVVEVSSAVEKL, from the exons ATGCTGCTACAGGAACAATCAAGGCTACGTCTCTGCGTCCTCACTGACTTCTCGCCCCCTCGGGTGCAGACGTTGGGAGCCAAGGCAGCCGCTGCGCTGGATCAGGAGCTCATGAGCACCTGTGCCTTTTCCATCGATCAGCTCATGGAGCTCGCAGGCCTCTCGGTCTCGCAGGCAG GGGGCGATGGCCTTGTGGCCGCACGCCATCTATACTACTACGGCTACAAGCCGTCCATATTCTACCCGAAAAGGTCCAAGAATGAATTGTTTCAA CGTCTCGTCAAGCAACTTGAGGACCTCGAGGTTCCCTTTGTCGATGATTTCAAAACAGCCATGACATCGACGgaccatgtcgtcgacgccatcttcG GATTCAGTTTCTCTGGCGAGATTCGAGAGCCGTTTCCAGCCGTCATCAAGGCCCTCGAGGAGACAAAATTGCCCGTCACCTCAGTGgacgcgccgtcgtcatgggaCATCGAAGACGGTCCAGCTAGGTCCGGCCTGGGAAGCTCCTTCATGCCTACCGCGCTCGTCAGCCTGACTGCGCCGAAGCCACTGTCGAGGTACTTCAGGGGCCGCCATTTCGTCGGCGGACG ATTCGTCTCGCCCTCCATGGCGGAGAAATATGCCGTTGACATTCCCGAGTACGAAGGCATGGACCAAGTTGTCGAAGTTTCATCGGCGGTTGAAAAACTTTGA
- a CDS encoding mitochondrial 37S ribosomal protein MRPS16, which translates to MPVLTKESLVDGKKQEGRWDEVVAGTETNVDVTDPSSLPLTATCYGQQQGGQADKSSARGNPAPAQVPHLEAAQTHHRHGRNTACLHDKTRQPTAATMVVKIRLARFGRRNSPFYNIVVAHARMARNARPLEVLGTYDPVPKPDPYDTSGALHKDIKLDTQRARYWVGVGAQPTDTAWRLLSMVGILPKKDFGPKDNAKKGEVKAGEVRIR; encoded by the exons ATGCCCGTTCTTACCAAGGAGTCATTGGTAGATGGCAAGAAACAAGAGGGAAGATGGGATGAGGTTGTTGCCGGCACTGAAACGAACGTCGATGTCACTGACCCATCAAGCCTTCCCCTAA CAGCGACTTGCTACGGCCAGCAGCAAGGTGGGCAGGCTGACAAAAGCTCGGCGCGGGGAAACCCAGCTCCGGCCCAGGTCCCACATCTCGAAGCTGCGCAGACGCATCACAGACATGGTCGGAACACGGCCTGTTTGCACGACAAGACAAGACAACCGACAGCAGCGACCATGGTTGTCAAGATTCGACTCGCCCGCTTCGGGCGTCGAAACTCACCATTTTACaacatcgtcgtcgcccacgcTCG AATGGCACGCAACGCCCGACCCCTCGAAGTCCTCGGCACGTACGACCCCGTGCCCAAGCCCGACCCTTACGACACGTCGGGCGCCCTGCACAAGGACATCAAGCTCGACACGCAGCGCGCGCGCTACtgggtcggcgtcggcgcccagCCCACCGATACCGCTTGGCGGCTGCTGTCCATGGTCGGCATCCTGCCGAAGAAGGACTTTGGGCCCAAGGATAATGCGAAAAAGGGCGAGGTCAAGGCAGGCGAGGTGAGGATTCGctga
- a CDS encoding Amino acid transporter, transmembrane, producing the protein MATYATTVPDGASVRNISRTRKRGTKEGSHGQASTISSIVNLLNTIVGAGTLAMPSVMSHMGIMLGVVLILWSGVTASFGLFLQSKCARYLDRGTSSFFALSQITYPNAAVIFDLAIAVKCFGVAVSYMIIIGDLMPGVMLGFNSRASEIAYLVDRHFWITAFMLLVIPLSFLRRLDSLKYTSIIALVSIGYLVILVIYHFASDGHADPDDILVVHWAGIVPTLSALPVVVFAYTCHQNMFSIMNEIKDNSPPSIVGVIGSSIGSAACMYVVVAITGYLTFGNAIVGNIVSMYPTGVASTIGKAAIVVLVLFSIPLQVHPCRASLDAVLKWRPNRFAAGSGLPGSPPNLLSTPRGDHGSAPTLSDARFALLTTLILTLAYVTSLSVSSLDRVLAFVGSTGSTSISFILPGLFYYKISDPESAHHQRLMKSDDDMDDDSESDEDGGSALARSSDSLRSDSSGASPWTRWRWRRKWRWDLEQLDQTMIRKLSLCLAIYGIVVMTVCLIMNIFFAVAR; encoded by the exons ATGGCGACCTACGCGACCACCGTCCCTGATGGTGCCAGCGTCCGTAACATATCGAG GACGCGAAAACGCGGAACCAAGGAAggcagccatggccaagcCTCGACCATCAGCAGCATCGTCAATCTCCTAAACACGA tcgtcggtgccggcacTCTCGCCATGCCCTCGGTCATGTCTCACATGGGAATCATGCTGGGCGTCGTGCTCATCCTGTGGTCCGGCGTCACCGCCTCCTTCGGCCTCTTCCTTCAGTCCAAATGCGCCCGCTACCTCGATCGGGGCACGtcctccttcttcgcccTCTCGCAGATCACCTACCccaacgccgccgtcatctttgacctcgccatcgccgtcaagtgcttcggcgtcgccgtctcctACATGATCATCATCGGCGACCTCATGCCCGGCGTCATGCTGGGCTTCAACAGCCGCGCGTCCGAGATCGCCTACCTCGTCGACCGGCACTTTTGGATCACGGCCTTTATGCTCCTCGTCATTCCCCTGAgcttcctccgccgcctggaCTCGCTCAAGTACACGAGCATCATCGCTCTCGTCTCCATCGGCTACCTCGTCATCCTGGTCATCTACCACTTCGCCTCGGACGGCCACGCGGACCCGGacgacatcctcgtcgtGCATTGGGCCGGCATCGTCCCGACGCTGAGCGcgctgcccgtcgtcgtcttcgcctACACCTGCCACCAGAAC ATGTTTTCCATCATGAACGAGATCAAGGACAACTCTCCGCcgagcatcgtcggcgtcatcggcTCGAGCATCGGTTCCGCCGCATGCAtgtacgtcgtcgtcgccatcaccgGCTATCTCACCTTTGgcaacgccatcgtcggcaacaTCGTCTCCATGT ACCCGACCGGCGTCGCCTCCACCATCGGcaaggccgccatcgtcgtcctcgtcctcttctccATCCCGCTGCAGGTGCACCCTTGCCGCGcctcgctcgacgccgtcctcaaGTGGAGGCCGAATCGATTCGCCGCCGGATCCGGTCTCCCCGGCTCGCCCCCGAACCTGCTGTCGACGCCGCGTGGCGACCACGGAAGCGCCCCCACCCTATCCGACGCCCGCTTCGCCCTTCTCACCACGCTCATCCTCACCTTGGCGTACGTCACCTCGCTGTCGGTGAGCAGCCTGGATCGCgtcctcgccttcgtcggCAGCACGGGCTCGACGTCCATCAGCTTCATCCTGCCCGGCCTGTTCTACTACAAGATCAGCGACCCGGAGAGCGCTCATCACCAGCGACTGATGAAGTCGGACGAtgacatggacgacgacagcgagtcggacgaggacgggggcAGCGCGCTCGCCCGGAGCAGCGACAGCCTGCGAAGCGACAGCAGCGGCGCCTCCCCCTGGACGCGCTGGCGCTGGCGACGAAAGTGGCGGTGGGACCTGGAGCAGCTCGATCAGACCATGATCCGAAAGCTTTCTCTCTGCCTCGCCATatacggcatcgtcgtcatgaCGGTGTGCTTGATCATGAACATtttcttcgccgtcgcccggtAA
- a CDS encoding putative RO-10 protein, required for nuclear distribution yields MPPQHALRGAISSPSFRSILPSCISHPAARAIQTAIHSIAHPEAHSAAHSAAPSAAPSAAHPAKHPAAHPAKHPAAHPAAHLAKHLAKHWQNTWQNTWQNTWQNTWQNTWQTPIIKPSNTPSSTLGSTPSSTPSKTLSRTPRSTPRSTPSSTSGKTPSSKLSSTPSSTPGSTHTQQNTWQHNRQDCRQHPGITFDVIIVAMAPVEDDPTDQGTLSTISLLESRLLRIEHILYGPAASYPPPAHHESAVRRMADAERRLSVMVSNVRVYGELLKIYRAHPSFFHTPPAGEPPSQLPTDAVRSIVLASASSFTATLSSLTAIKDCPIPDASASTTLVSLEKRIKAIEATQLAQTADVAMLRRRSEAVVRSWYEGTLLSSSRSVAEVQGRMERVERQARRKERAREEEKQI; encoded by the exons ATGCCTCCTCAACACGCGTTACGCGGCGCGATATCGTCGCCTTCATTCCGTTCCATCCTCCCATCCTGCATCTCCCATCCCGCGGCCCGCGCCATTCAAACGGCCATTCATTCGATAGCTCATCCGGAAGCACACTCGGCAGCACACTCGGCAGCACCCTCGGCAGCACCCTCGGCAGCACACCCGGCAAAGCACCCAGCAGCACACCCGGCAAAGCACCCAGCAGCACACCCAGCAGCACACCTGGCAAAACACCTGGCAAAACACTGGCAAAACACCTGGCAAAACACCTGGCAAAACACCTGGCAAAACACCTGGCAAAACACCTGGCAAACACCCATCATCAAACCCAGCAACACACCTAGCAGCACCCTCGGCAGCACACCCAGCAGCACACCCAGCAAAACACTCAGCAGAACACCCAGAAGCACACCCAGAAGCACACCCAGCAGCACATCTGGCAAAACACCCAGCAGCAAACTCAGCAGCACACCCAGCAGCACACCAGGCAGCACACACACGCAGCAGAACACCTGGCAGCACAACCGACAGGACTGTCGACAGCATCCCGGTATCACATTCG ACGTCATAATCGTGGCCATGGCACCCGTCGAAGACGACCCGACGGACCAGGGCACGCTGTCCACAATCTCTCTCCTCGAGTCACGGCTCCTCCGCATCGAGCACATCCTGTACGGACCAGCAGCGTCCTACCCTCCTCCGGCACACCATGAATCGGCCGTGCGGAGgatggccgatgccgagagGCGCTTGTCCGTGATGGTGTCGAATGTTCGCGTCTACGGCGAGCTCCTCAAGATTT ACAGAGCACACCCGAGCTTCTTCCACACCCCTCCCGCCGGCGAGCCGCCTTCGCAACTCCCCACCGACGCCGTACGATCCATCGTCCTTGCCTCAGCCTCGTCCTTCACCGCCACATTGTCATCCCTCACGGCCATCAAGGATTGCCCCATCCCCGATGCATCTGCTAGCACCACTCTCGTATCCCTCGAAAAACGGATAAAGGCCATCGAGGCGACCCAGCTTGCCcagacggccgacgtggccatgCTACGCCGCCGAAGtgaggccgtcgtccggtCGTGGTACGAGGGAACCCTTCTGAGCAGCTCCCgatccgtcgccgaggtccaAGGCCGTATGGAGAGGGTGGAACGGCAAGCGAGAAGAAAGGAGCGGGCACGGGAAGAGGAGAAGCAAATCTAA
- a CDS encoding hypothetical protein (related to 15-hydroxyprostaglandin dehydrogenase), producing MVLSVHGKHALITGGGSGINLAFSRLLLEKGCSVIIGDLKLTAEAETLLSKFPHPPRDGQSASVVFQQTDVTSWPQLSGLFAAGLAAFPTLDIVVPGAGLFDPPWSTFWQAPRTATNPDSPSRDEADAQVGHYAVLDVNLVAPIRMSQLAIGHWTQKKEKGCLVHVGSVAGYLAEAATPLYFASKHGLHGFVQSLENLRDELGIRVSCVAPGPAQTQIWSKDQDRAEEILQDCHWVTVEEIVQAMYELVVADEYGDGTILEVTRGATRVVPKHNAPPPMPGSVSMPGMAGFHKKLFDSLRTKGLMV from the exons ATGGTTCTCTCCGTCCATGGCAAGCACGCGCTCATCACCGGAGGTGGTTCGG GAATAAACCTCGCCTTTTcccgcctccttctcgagAAAGGCTGTTCTGTCATCATCGGTGATCTCAAGCTCACGGCGGAAGCCGAGACGTTGCTGTCGAAATTCCCGCACCCGCCTCGCGACGGAcagtcggcctcggtcgtctTTCAACAAACGGACGTCACGTCATGGCCACAGCTGAGCGGGCTGTTTGCCGCCGGACTCGCCGCCTTCCCCACGCTCGACATCGTCGTGCCCGGCGCCGGGCTCTTCGACCCGCCCTGGTCCACCTTCTGGCAGGCGCCTCGGACGGCAACGAACCCagactcgccgtcgcgggaCGAGGCTGACGCGCAGGTCGGGCACtacgccgtgctcgacgtGAATCTCGTGGCACCGATACGCATGAGCCAGTTGGCCATCGGTCACTGGACgcagaagaaggagaaggggTGTCTCGTGCACGTCGGCAGCGTGGCCGGgtacctcgccgaggcggcgactcCCTTGTACTTTGCGAGCAAGCACGGGCTGCACGGCTTCGTGCAGTCGTTGGAGAATCTGAGGGACGAGCTGGGGATCCGAGTGAGCTGCGTCGCGCCCGGCCCGGCTCAG ACGCAGATTTGGTCCAAGGACCAGGATAGGGCGGAAGAGATCCTGCAGGATTGCCACTGGGTCACGGTCGAGGAGATTGTGCAGGCCATGTacgagctcgtcgtggccgatgaGTACGGCGACGGCACAATCCTCGAGGTGACGCGCGGAGCGACGAGGGTCGTGCCCAAACACaacgcgccgccgccgatgccgggcTCCGTGTCGATGCCCGGCATGGCAGGCTTCCACAAGAAGCTGTTTGACAGTCTGCGGACCAAGGGTTTGATGGTGTGA